Part of the Capsicum annuum cultivar UCD-10X-F1 chromosome 12, UCD10Xv1.1, whole genome shotgun sequence genome is shown below.
atGTCAAAGAAAAATCCTGTCTACTAATCTTGGTAGCAAGCTGCACCCTTTCCATCACTATAGGATCCGATGCATATATACTGCACTTTTGTCCTTATTGACTTTCTGCCCAGATACATTCTCATAATCTATCAGCACCTCCATAATCAACTGTAAGGACATAGGGtaggaaaacaaaaaaataatagtgtcaTCGGCATAAGCTAGATGATTACTTTTTGGACTCCATTTAGGAAGATCAAAGCCGTAAAAATACAAATCATGATGCAGAGCGTTCAGACCCCTAGACATCACCTTCATAgccaaaataaataaagtagaagACAACGGATCCCCCTGCTTTACTTCCCTGGAAGATTTAAAGAAACCATAAGGCTTTCCATTTACCAAAACCGAGTACCAATTGTTATTCACTATATCAAAAATCAAGCCGATAAACCTCTCGCTGAACCCCATCTTTCTTAGAGCTTTCGTTAAGAAAAACCATGATAATTTGTCATAGGATTTTTGCATGTCAAGCTTTATGACTACATTAGGCCCTACCTTTGTCCTCAATCTGATATCGTTGATTATCTCTTGGGCAAGTAAGATGTTCTTTGCAATGCTTCTGCCCTTCACAAAGCCGTCTTAATTAGAAGATGTCAACTCGGGTAAAACACCAACTGTTCTATCATGAATTACTCTTGAAAAGATTTTGTTGACGAAGTTTCTTAGGCTTATTGGACTCATGTTAGAGAATGTGATCACCTCCTTCTTCTTTGGTAGCAACACAAGATTCGTGTGAATAATAAATCTAGGCAGCTGCCGACCTCCAAAAAACTCTGCAACTATTGCACATACATTGTATCCTACTATTTCCCAACAACATTGGAAGAATTTACCAGTATAACCATCGGTACCTCCAGCACTATCACCATTCAAGCCAAAAATTGCATTTCTGACTTCTCCTTTCATTGGCTAGGCAACCAGATCTTCACTTTGCTCCATGCTGATAATGCTAGGGACATGTTTTAGAATATCAAGTCTGATGGAACTTTTTCTTCTGtgaattatttttggaaaaaattcacAGCAACAGTAGCTACTTCCTCAGTTGATTCTAACCATTGACCATTTTGTTGAATTTTCTTTATCTGCATTCTCCTTCTTCTACCATTAACTTGTGCATGAAAAAATCTAGAATCCCTGTCACCCTCTTGAAACCAACTCATATTTGCTTTTTGCTTCCAAAATTCCTCTTCAATATGCATCACTCTAGTCAATTCTGACTGGGCTTTTAACAAACTCTGTGTGTTCTGCTGTGAAGGATCAAGTTCGAATAGAAATTCCAGGACCGTGATCACATCCTCCATATTaccaattttttgaaaaatgtctCCGTAAGTTGATTTGCTCCAACTTGATAGAATTTTGTTCAGCTTAATATTAAACTGAACAAAAATATTACCTACAAACTCAAAATTCCAATTTTGATGCACCACATCTAGAAAGCTCTCGTGAGTTatccaaaaatttagaaatttgaacGATTTCTTAATTTGTGAACTGTCAACCTTGCACTTAAGCAATAACAGAGAGTGATCTGAGCCAAATCTAATCAAGTGAGTCACATCACATCCCAGAAACATCTGTTGGAATTCAAAATTTCCCAAGCACCTATCCAATCTCTTAAAAATACAAGCGTCGTCCAGCCGACCATTCCACCATGTAAAAATACTGCCCTTGAAGCCCAAATCagataaattatatgtttgaATGCAGTGCCTGAAATCTTCTACTTCACTGATGGATACTGGAAGACCTCCATATTTTTCCTCCTCATCAACAATGACATTAAAATTACCTGTGGCTAGCCAAGGATCAGTCATACCAGATCCCAATAAATACAGTGAATCCCATAAAGAAACCCACTCCGTCGAATCATACTTTACGTAAACAAGTGTAATTATTATCTGCTTGCTGAGTTCATTATTGAGTAACTTCAAATAAAGTTGCTGCTCCATATCTATGAGTACTGTCTCCTTGCAATTCTCATCCACAAAATCCCATATTTTCCCATTAATATTTGACAAAGCAGTAGGCATCCCCAACCTCCTCCTGTACTTCTCAATTTTATGGGCACATTAAAAAGGTCGTGCAAGCCAATGAGATACAACTGATGCTTTTTATGCATTGACAGAAGCCTTTTAAAAGCTTTCTCAGTGTGTACTGATCTAATATTCCAAATAAGAGCGTTATTTATAGCTACATATTTGATTTAGATGCACTTCTCCTCGTTTGCATACTTGAAGTTGATATGCTGCTATCCCTTTACTTTTTCTTTGCTTGCTACCAGATTTTCCTTTCTCTATTTGGCTCAGACATAAATCCCCTACCCTAGCAACATTTTGAAAACTTTAAGCGGTGGATTCCTCATCTCGATCAATGCCTGTAAATTCATTATCTTTATCTCCTGGCCTAGCACTCTAAATGACAATTGGAAGAGTAACATTAGGCATAACAAGATATCCCTGAGATTCCTTGGAATTGTTTTGTTGATTCTGTTTTTCCCCTGACTGCTCCtggttgttgttattgctatttttCCTCTTCCCCttcttatttgaatttttagtatCACACTTCACAAACTGAGGGTCCTCACCATCTTGTGCATCTGGTAGCACTTCAGTAACATTATTAAAATCAGTTGTCTCTGCTTTCTTCTTATTCTCATGACCAGCCGCATCCATACTAACAGTTATATCATCTTGTTGCACTATCGGATTCACACCTGCATCTTCCTTGGAAATTATTTTAGGTTCTTTTACTGTCTCCCCTGAAACTAACGCTGCTGCTTTTAGCATTTTGTGGCTGGTATCAACACCTTAAAAttgactatttattttattttgatcatCACCATGTTCATCAATATTGCGATCATGTACTTCACCTTCTTCTATTTCCTTGTCTCCTTCCTTTGTGGTTGTCTCATATGTTTGAGATGGGATTTCTTGGCAAGACTGGTTAGTAGTAACCAATTGACCCCCATTCTCTTTGGAAAAGGCAGAATTCACCCACTCTTTAGTGCTCTTCTCCTTAGCAGGAGAACCAGTGGTATTTCTTGGCTTAAAGACAGGAGCATTTGCATTTAAATTCTTTTCTGCATTACTTTCGTTAGTAGTGTGAACTTCTTCATCTGCAAAAATTTTGTGTGGCTCCTCATCCAGTTGATTATCCTCTCCATCACCATTCTCCAAAGCTGCATATTTGTTTGAAGTTTGAATGGGCGCACCTGGTCCCTTACCAACTTTCAGTTCCTTTCCTGTAACTACACCATTttcactttttgaattttgatttttgctATTATCAATCAAAGTAGGTTAATTTTGACCTTTACTCCATTGCCAGGTATTTTGAATATTCCCAAAAACCTTGCCGCTCGATACAATTTTAATTGGAGCATGagaattttttccatttataaCAGGTTGTATTGAACCTCGAATTGGATTTTCACCAGTAATTGCTTGATTTTTTCTGGCACTTGATCAATGTCTCCAGCAACAACATGTTGATCAATTTGCTCGACATTATCACCATCTTCTTGTTCCTTCTCAACCGGAATGTGTTCAGGGTGAAGAACTCTACACCCCTCTTCATAATGTCCCTGCAAACAACAATGTTTCCAATACTTTGGCATAAagtcatatttaatttttatccaCTTAGCCCTTATTTCTCCAGTAGAAGGATTAATACATTGGATTTGGACCATCTTTGGGTGATCTGCCATCAAATCAACTTccatctttacatgttattttttGTAGCTAAATCAACTTGAAGTAGCTTTCCTACAtcagaagataaagaaaaaaatgacttcTTCACAAAATAATGAGGCGGTAAAGTAGGAAACGAAATCCATGCCATCGCGATTGACGTCTCTTTCATCGGGTTAAACCAAGAGTCCCACTTTAGTGGCCTCATCTGATGATACATATGGTTATCCTTGATGTAATATGCTGGTTTATATAGCAATTGAATATAATCTTCAATCTGAGTACATCTGATTAGCATATGACGGTTGCACAGAAAATCAATATTGCAGTCTCCTTTTATTTCACATTGACTTGGAATCAACTTTCGTAAATCATGAATTTCTGGCCAGCTATAAGAAAATTTTCCAACAATTTCATATTGGagattttcataaattatcatgCGCTGCACTTTGTCCAGACTCCACTGCACTGTGGGTTCTCCATGATGGAAAATAATAAGTTTTATAGGGATTGTGGGGATGGACTAATTTGGTGGATTTTGTGTGGTAGGTTGTAGTATTTGTGAGTAATCTAGGGCGGGGGTGGGCTGGAAACCCTTGAAAGGAGGCTGCCTAGTGGCCTGATCAGCCATGAAAAGGCTGCCAAAGAGAAGCGCAGGGAGAAGAAAGGAATCGCCAGAAGAGGGGGTTTTTTTGACCttcatttttggatcgtgacaacaacgttaatttttttgatttattaattatgtattttaaatgtCATAGTTTTATGTGCTATTTAGTTCAAATATTTTGGCATGctcatggtatatttattttcagaaatttgtgattattttttatatatgtgcCATTAATAGAAGGGTTTGAAGGCCACatattagagtagaaggttaaATTCCTTTTGATATATGAATCATGCCTTTTATGTAGGCTTAGCTTTTATGTGTTATTTAGTTCTAATATCGTTGCATGCCCGTAGTATATTTGTTTTATGAATATGTGATTCTTCTCTATACAGGTGCATTAGATAGAAGGGTATGGAGCTCACATATTAGGATGAGGTTAAATTACAAATTAGGGCAGAAGATTAGTAGGTAGTTATACTTTGACTTGATTATCGACAGATTTAAATTTGAAGGGAGTCTAGGAGCATTGTGTCTGAGTAGTTTTGGAGCAGAACAAAGAATAGCTTTATTGTTAGAAATTCTCATAAATCATACACCTGCCTAGATTTTTCACAAATAGtagtttcttcagttttattCGCCAGTTTAAAACGTATGTAAATATCTTTTTACTTCTACTCCATATCTAATAAAGTTATTTCGttctaaattatgaatatttttgttGTGTTAGCTTCAATTTGATTAGTTAGGATTTCTAAATATccaattcaaaatttattttggtattatattAAGAATATTGTCTTGATGATGACTAGTTAAAATTCACGTGAGTTGCACGTACCCTAACCTTGTATAAAAAGATGAAGTAAGAAACAATTGTCGAGcaacattattttcttcaattaattaaaaagatgtttatcattttttaaatGAATTGATTTGCAATAAAGGAAAATCTGTTTAGGTTTAGATTGGCTGAATATATAATTACTTTCTGGTTATTAATGTAATTTGAGAATAatgctaaaattctgtaatattttttttttaaagattttgtaGTTATGtaaagaattttatatttttttcctttagttATACATGTTAGTACTAATTGGAACATGAAATTTGAAGTGTTACCACTTAATTGAAGGAAGTAACatgttttaacttttaaataatcaatttgcTTACTAGTGAGCCCTTAAAAATACACAtaaaagtttttcaaaaattttaaattgaaattatctaataaaaatagattgtaaaatatttaaatgaaaatttCTAACGAATTTATTGAATTATTGATGTATCCTACCTCAAAATTTTGTATCCATTGATATGGGACACAAAGACTAGAGGGTAAAATAGTAAGGGTCATTTGcactttttcctccttttttagtaaaaattacctatataacgacatgtttactgctatttacataaaatttcaactattttctaaATTTCAGAAAATCCTACCTTTTATCCTTTGATGATACATATAACTAATGTGAGATACATCATAAAAATACATTTaacaattaaactaatttaagAGATGTAATGGCTAAACTAGGATTGTTTTAGCAATTAAAACCTAAATAATCAtggtaaaaactcaataaaatttcacaaaaaaaggTAATTTCTTTGTTATTCCACCTTTTTAAACAAAATCCCTTCCGTAATCAGTTTTCAGATAGAAACTATTCGTAcgacttttgtttttttttttcttgattttgtttgaagTAATTGCGATGAATATTTCAGTGTTATTATGTCATTCCGGCGTTTGAATTAACGATATAAAGTACGAGGGATGTAAGAGTGATGGAATCGTTATTAGTGAACATGTAACGTATGATAAATTGATTTTAACCATTGCTATAGAATTAAAATTTGACgaaagtaggaaaaaaaattgagGCTCGTTACATAGTTGATGGTAATGTAGCACCATTGTTGATTCATAATGAGATGGGTGGGAAGctttatatcaaaatcaataaaagtgatcCTGCTTTTGGGATGTATCCACTTGTTATCACTACAGTAGATAAGTCTGATAGTGAGATGTTGTTTGAAGGGAAAGTTGGTGCAGTAATGTGTATGAAAAATCCTTGTGAAGAAGTTGCAGAATTAATTAGTTATAATTCTAATTGTTCTTCTCCTTTGCCGTTGTTCGATATGAAGGGGAACAGGATCATTACAAATTGCAAAAATAGTGAAGTTAAGGTTGGGTAAATCTACAAGGACAAGTGTACTCTTGTTTCAGTTATGGAAAGGTATGCCATTGAGCATTCCTTCAATGTCTATGCAAAAAGATCTGACAAAAAAGGTATGTATCTTGTTTATCATATCAGAAATagttaattatttcttgtttaatGAATTTTGTATCTAACggaaaaataattattgttttaCGTAACTCATTGTTTGTTATGTTAAGTATGTTGAGATACATATTTTTCCATACATGATACATTTTTTCGTGTTCTTGTATCTCTGGTTTTATGTTTGTGTAAAAGTAAGTATCTCATGATGTTTTAGTTTAAGTGATATAATCATACCAAAGATACATACGAGTAGTCTTTAAGATAAATATTGTGCACGATGGTGCATTGTATGCATCTCTCTTTAATTATTCCAGTAGGttaaaatacattttatttttgtaacatattatgaatttttttttgtaagattgtAGCATGTCCTAAAATGTCATTTGGCAGATTGTATTTGGATATTTAAAGCATCAAGTCGGCGGGGGACTGAcctctttaaattttaatttttttcatgatgtTCACAAATGCCCGTTGAAAGATAAAGTTTTTACAAAACTTCAAGCTACGGTTGGGTTTGTTAGTGGATTTGTTGCACCAAAACATATTAATTATAAGAGAATACACACCCCGAATGATataatcaaatatattaaaaatgattttGGTGTTGACATAAATTATCAGAAGGCATAAAGGGATAAAGAACGAGCAGTTGAGATGTTAAGGGGAAAACCTGAagatggttatcaacaatgtaacgccccgagagtacccCTTGggcactacacggtgcttacagttctgagggaccacaaactaacccataagctggtaccagctgtgagcactgagtaaaactaatatcaaaagattatatgcataaataaacttaggaattccataaggttttaagtcataaatctgataaaTATGTAAGACAAAATTGATAATGCTGATAATACCAAGTGAAATATGAAAACTGACTAATTGTCTgtaatagtctgaaaagcctctactgaccgaataagagttgatgggacaggccccaactaactccagatAACTACTGAattgaaagcatgaaaataaatatagtctgtcttcgaaatataaggacttaccactgctacaGCTGATAATCTAAAAAGTCTATGCGCGATCTGGGAATTGAGCCTCCGAACCTAcaatatgatacatcatagcacaaaaaagagtgtacgatcagtactttaaatatattggtatgctaaatgaggtaggctgatatgcatggtttcacttccatgaataataactgactgaatagcaagAAGTACTGAATAAAATATATGGAATTTGTAAGTACCGAGGATGCATGTAATCTGTAAATATTGAGGATGCGTGACTAAGcataaaatatattatgaatataatctgtaagctgaaatactaaaatttgataactgaataactgataactatatgctatggttaaTTCAAACCTGAACTGAGGTATACAaaatactgaactgatactgtgggagctaactataaccgatatgccctaatatactatcagggtccaacctgtaaccccagttggaaggatgttagtaccgtgccacgggtactagtAATGACTATgaggatccactaatctaatgtcctgaaggatgagggtgtcatgcctatcTGACGAGGGACACCTCAAATCccatgctggctacgtagttttggaacctagggactgctactaaaatCTCATTTCTACTGATGGGGGAGATAATTGACTCATGCCTAATGATGGGGGAAACtccatccctacgttcactcggtgctaagttttactcccaaatGAAGGATGCTGAATTcagaactgatctaagtttaaccGATCTTAATGACTGACTGAAATtataatgctcatggtatattATGAAATTATTCTATGGGAAATGAAAACTAGGTAAAACAGCTAAATTTCAGGTATTTATAACCCCCAACACTTGATAGCAATgatagcaaaatagtactaaaactttgagggcataatatgaaagcatgtatttaaaattCCTTCTTgcaggtatttcatcaaacacttgatctTCATAGTGCAAGCTAAGTATAGGAAAAGTTTAAAGCTTGTAggaatagcatgatttcaacatcaacatcactaattatgacttgaattatcaaataacattattcaaacttctggggtttaataacaacaacaatttcatgtaaacatggtatagaatcaagattCATAGGGATTCATGGTTGAAATCACAATTGAAATCCCAATTACTTGTAAAAAGAAATCactactttgaatttgaaattttattattggacactatgggtggaagggacccatagatgaacatttaacataccttggaGCTTTAATAttgatagaaaattgaattttcttaaaCGTTCTTGGAtaggaaattataattttcttggttttcttgaagaatgaCTGGTGAAACCATGGATTTCTTGGAGTTAA
Proteins encoded:
- the LOC107848993 gene encoding uncharacterized protein LOC107848993, yielding MPTALSNINGKIWDFVDENCKETVLIDMEQQLYLKLLNNELSKQIIITLVYVKYDSTEWVSLWDSLYLLGSGMTDPWLATGNFNVIVDEEEKYGGLPVSISEVEDFRHCIQTYNLSDLGFKGSIFTWWNGRLDDACIFKRLDRCLGNFEFQQMFLGCDVTHLIRFGSDHSLLLLKCKVDSSQIKKSFKFLNFWITHESFLDVVHQNWNFEFVGNIFVQFNIKLNKILSSWSKSTYGDIFQKIGNMEDVITVLEFLFELDPSQQNTQSLLKAQSELTRVMHIEEEFWKQKANMSWFQEGDRDSRFFHAQVNGRRRRMQIKKIQQNGQWLESTEEVATVAVNFFQK